Proteins from a single region of Mus pahari chromosome 2, PAHARI_EIJ_v1.1, whole genome shotgun sequence:
- the LOC110317393 gene encoding uncharacterized protein LOC110317393: MVEIGPGVNMFPSGVPWLYVVLIIFFVFYLFVIFSPFFLVIAQYTKKFFLRCRCSLGNISYKDQDNIKMKMNRLGGAICLLQAPGREAPRREAAGGREDSSVLVGERSQEVCPVTEV; encoded by the exons ATGGTAGAGATTGGACCAGGGGTCAATATGTTCCCAAGTGGCGTACCTTGGCTCTACGTGGTGCTTAttatattctttgtattttacCTTTTTGTCATATTCTCACCTTTTTTCCTCGTGATAGCCCAGTACACCAAGAAAT TCTTTCTCAGGTGCCGATGTTCTCTGGGCAATATTTCCTATAAGGATCAAGACAATATTAAGATGAAGATGAACCGTCTGGGAGGGGCAA TATGTCTTCTTCAGGCCCCTGGGAGAGAAGCTCCAAGAAGAGAGGCAGCTGGTGGGAGAGAAGACAGCTCAGTTCTGGTGGGAGAGAGATCCCAGGAAGTCTGCCCAGTGACAGAAGTTTGA